From a single Desulfobulbaceae bacterium DB1 genomic region:
- a CDS encoding twin-arginine translocation pathway signal protein, with product MKISDLEKLKNEGAENLPSEERRSFLKFGLSVTGVFLGGSVLSLTSARNVQGAIGAMPQAKKFPYSPHYSMVMRQNRCVDCERCKEACAKTNHVPSYGYRTTILEMERESGPNTTERIFMPVLCNHCNRPPCVRVCPTKATFKDEKTGIVMMDYKKCIGCKTCMAACPYNARYFKEENRAVDKCNFCIDTRLSKGETQTACAAACPADVRVFGDLADPASRVYQLVHAPEKVVWVLRPETGALPNVFYMND from the coding sequence ATGAAAATTAGTGACTTGGAAAAGCTCAAAAACGAGGGCGCTGAAAATTTGCCCTCTGAAGAGCGGCGGAGTTTCTTAAAATTCGGCCTCTCGGTAACCGGTGTTTTTCTTGGTGGTTCCGTGCTGTCCTTGACTTCCGCCCGGAACGTTCAGGGGGCGATCGGTGCAATGCCCCAGGCAAAAAAATTCCCCTACAGCCCGCATTATTCCATGGTCATGAGGCAAAACAGGTGCGTTGATTGCGAGCGCTGCAAAGAGGCGTGCGCTAAAACCAATCATGTGCCTTCCTATGGCTACAGAACAACAATTCTGGAAATGGAAAGAGAGTCCGGGCCGAATACCACGGAAAGAATTTTCATGCCTGTTCTTTGCAACCATTGCAATCGTCCGCCTTGTGTCCGTGTATGCCCGACAAAAGCGACGTTTAAGGATGAGAAAACCGGCATTGTCATGATGGATTACAAAAAGTGCATCGGCTGCAAGACCTGCATGGCTGCATGTCCTTACAACGCCCGTTACTTCAAGGAAGAAAACCGCGCCGTCGACAAGTGTAATTTCTGTATTGATACTCGTCTCTCCAAGGGTGAAACGCAGACCGCATGTGCTGCTGCCTGTCCGGCGGATGTCCGCGTGTTCGGTGATTTGGCTGATCCGGCCAGCAGGGTGTATCAGCTGGTGCATGCCCCTGAAAAGGTTGTCTGGGTACTGCGTCCTGAAACAGGTGCGCTTCCCAACGTATTTTACATGAACGACTAA